The following is a genomic window from Sutcliffiella horikoshii.
TTTATATTCTTTAAAATAGGAGAAGTGTGCATTTACAATTGTTAGGGGTTAAGTTATGAATAAGACTAAGATCAATCAATTGATTCCGGGAATATTACTTGTCCTAATTATTTCGGTAGCAGCCAAACTATTAGGGGGATTTTTCCCATCAATCGGTGGCGTACTATTCGCCTTACTAATCGGGATCATAATCCGGAACAGTTTCGAACTTAATGAAAAATATAATCTAGGAATAGCAGTGGTTGTGAAAAAGTGGCTTAAGATGGCGATTATCCTTTTAGGTGCCACTTTAAGTTTTGGAAATATCCTTGATATTGGGGCTCAATCCATTTTCGTAATTCTTTTAGTGGTTACAGGAGGGATAACAGTCACATTATTGGTGGGTAAACTGATGAAAATTGATAAAATGTTATCCTTATTGATTGGTGTTGGGACCAGTATTTGTGGTGCCACAGCCATTTCTGTTGTAAAAGGTGTTGTGCAAGCAAAGGAAGCGATCGTGGCTTATGCCATTTCTACCATCTTCTTCTTTAATATCTTGGCAACGTTCCTTTATCCTGTACTTGGTCAGTGGCTTCAGTTATCCGTTACTCAAATGGGGATTTGGGCAGGTACATCAATTCATGATACTTCATCTGTAGTGGCGGTAGGATACTTGCTTGGAGATGAGGTAGGGGAAGTTGCTACAACAGTCAAACTTGTTCGTACTCTGTTTATCTTGCCTCTTGTACTTGCCATTTCATTTATTATGGTTCGCAGAAATGACAGTACACAAAGTTTGAAAGGGGCCTTTCCGGTTTTTATCTTGGGCTTTTTATTCATGAGCGGAATGTATTCAACCGGTATCATCTCAGAAGCAATCAGCGGGTATATGGGGTCTATCGCCAAATTTCTGATTGTCATGGTCATGGCAGGCGTCGGTCTTCAGGTTAGATGGAAGAGTATTCGCATTTTAGGAATGAAGCCTTTTATAGCTGGTTTTATTGCTTCTGTGTTTGTGGGAGTAACCAGTCTATTGTTCATCCTATATATTTTGTAACCTCTATTATGAAATGGCATCCTTTTTATCTAATAAATCTGCGGTCTGTTCCAACAGTTTAGTTCTTAATGAAGCCAGATAGAACGGAGAAAGCATGGATGTTATATCCTGCCAGGACTCAAGTGATGGACGGAAAACAATCAGTTTAGATACATGCAATGTTTTTTTTCCTAAAAAAAGTCTATATCTTCGGCTATCTTCTGGCTCTGTTTCATCTAAAAATTCAATAATGATGCTGTCATCTAATTCAATGATGGGATGGACAACGGCAAAGGCTTGCACGACAATCACCTTTTCCTTTTTTAGTGTCCATCCTTTCCATTATTCAACCCTGTTATACATGCTGTAACTCTTAGTGACCACTAGATTTATGCAAACCTTTTAGAGAAGATAGCACGTTTTGAAATGGTTGTGTTGTTTTACTTGCTTCGAACTCTTGAAAAGGATCACCAAGTTTCTTTAACCTTTCCTGAACCGTGAATAGTGTAAATTCTTCTGGCCGTAAATCTTCTTTAACTTCCTTCCAATACAATGGTGTGGCGACTGTTGGGACATCATTCCCTCTTAATGAATAAGGAGCAATAATTGTTTTGCCTTCTGCGTGCTGCACATAATCCACATACACTCTATTTCCTCTATGTTTTTTTAGCCGTTCCACTGTAAAGAGAGCAGGCTCTTTTGACACTAAATAATGTGCAATGAACTCAGTGAATTGCCTAGTTTCCTGATAAGTAAATTGTCCTTCCGGTAAAGGGATATATACTTGAAGCCCTTTTCTTCCCGACGTTTTAATGAAAGAGTGAAGTCCAAGTTGATCGAAAACGTCCTTCATCATCAAGGCACCTGTTATTGCGATGGAAAAGTCCTCTTTGGTAGGAGGATCAAGATCAAAAACAATTTCACTCGGCTCAGTTGTAAGAACCGTTTGAAATGGGACGTGAAATTCCAATGCAAGCTGATTGCCAAGCCAAATTAAGGTTTCCATATTGTTGCATAAAATAAAGTTAATATCTTGCTCAACATGAGTCTCTACAAATGAAGGGGCATAATCAGGACAATTCTTTTGATAAAAACTTTCCCCAGACATACCATGTGGAAAACGGATGACTGTGATCGCTCTGTTTTTTAAAAAAGGAAGCAAATAAGGAGAGCTATAAGAAAGAAAATCGACAAAGGCCTGTTTTGTCACCAATGGTTCTTCCCAAAGCGGTTTGTCCGGGTTGGTGATGGAAACAGAAGCAGGGAGGGCTGGTTTTGATAAGTTATCCGCAGTACATTCCTTTACATCGACATCAAAGCGAAAACGCTTAAATTCTGGGTGTCTAAGCTGATTTTGATATATTTCTAAATAAAATATCTCTACGCAGATCCCTGGCTTTACATAAACAAATTTCTCATCCTCTCTGTAACTGTTTTGTTTGATGACTCCAATTAATGCAGATCTCTCTTCAGATGTTAGCCCATGTGAAAACAGACCAAGGTCCTCCACTGATCTATCTTTGAATACACCTATATGAAAATAACCATTATCCTTTTGATAAGCAGTGATAAAACATGTTACCGTTTGATAGTTTTTTACTTTAATCCAATCTGTTATACGCTTGCCTTTGCTGTATGTACTGTTGATTTTTTTTGCAATTAATCCTTCGCCATGCTCCTGTTTGATTTGGGCCCACAATTCCTCAGAGTCGGTGGAAAAAGGAACGTATTGAAGTCTTGAACTGTTTTTTACAACAGGTGAAAGTGGTAAGCCACTTTGTTCAAAAAGCCGTAAAAGTCTTTTCTTTCGATCTGAAAATTTTGCTGACAGCAAAGCTTCTCCTTTAAGTTCCAGTAAATCAAAGGCTAAAAGTGTGGCGGTGTGCTCTTTGGATAGCGTGTTGATTTTTTCTTTCGTTTTCGTTCTTCCCCGTTTTTGTATCATCTGAAAATTTCCTTTTAGCGGAGAAGTTAAAACAACAAGTTCACAGTCTATTGTTACAGGAAGCATTTGTTTCCAAGCCTTGTTAAGGGTTAATTCGCTTAAGAAACGGACAATTTCGGGGAAGGAGGTGGAAAGTTCCGTTCCGCCTCTGCTTTGGAGACTAATGTGGTTGGTGTTTAAGGAGGCAATGCATCGAAAGCCATCATACTTGACCTCATATACCCAATCATTCCCTTGAGGGGCATTTCGGTGAAGTGTGGGAAGCATTGGTTTGATCATGATAATAACTCCTTTCATATCGATCATTCGTTAGTCAGAAGAAAACATCTAACTTATCAGCTAGATGCTTTCTTTTTTCTGGTTGTCCGTTTTTTTGGCTTGGTACTGGATGTTTTCTTTTCAGAAGCGTCCGCCTTGGCCTCGGTCTTTTTCTTAGCGGTTTTGCCACCCTGGTCTTTGGTTCGTTCGATACTTGCTTGTAATGCGCTCATTAAGTCCACGACATTCGACTTATCTGAATCAGTAGGAGTCGTGGTTCCTTCTTCTTTATTAATTTTTTCTTGTACCAGTCTGAGCACGGCTTCCCTGTAATCATCATGGTATTTTTCCGGATCAAATTCTGTAGTCAATTGATCAATTAAGGTAATGGCTGTATCCAGCTCTTTTTTATCTACTTCTTTTCGTTCTGGTACGCTTGGTACATCCCCAACATTACGGACCTCGTCGGGATAATGCACCGTTTCCATCACAAGGCAATCCTTATAAACACGGACTATGGCAAGTTGCTGCTTGGAACGAATAGTAATTTCAGCAACCCCAATTTTCTTGGAATCCTCCAATGCTTCCCGTAACAAAGAGTAAGCCTTGCTGCCATTCTCCCCAGGTCCTAAAAAGTAGGAGCGGTTGAAATAGATGGGGTCGATATCTTCGAGCTTTACAAAATCAATGATTTTTACACTTTTGTCTTCATGTTCTTCTTTTAATTGTTTTAGCTCTTCATCAGATAAAATGACATATTTTCCTTTTACATACTCATAGCCTTTTACTAAGTCATCTTGTTCCACTTCTTTTTCACAGTTTGGACAGACTTTCTCGTATTTAATAGGACTGTGGCACTCCTTGTGCAACGTTCTTAGTTTTATGTCTTTGTCTTCGGTGGCCGAATACATCTTTATCGGAATATTGACCAATCCGAAGCTGATGGAACCTTTCCACATTGTGTGCATGCTATATCACCTAAATTATCTTAAAATTTTGACAAAAGCACTATTCAGGTGCTCAGATGTAGTTTATCCTTATTGTAAAGGATAAGTATGATAAATATTGGAAGGGGTGTCTTTGCGTGAAGGGATATTTCTTTACTGGATTTCCGGGATTCATTTGCCAAGAGCTGGTGCGTGAATTGTTACTAACGAAAAAGAACGTCACAAATGTATTTTTATTAGTGCTTCCGACTCAAAAAAGCGTTTCTGTACCCATCATCCAAACCTATCACCAACAATTTCCGCATACAACGTTCCACCTTATTGAAGGGGATATCACACAACCAAATTTAAACATGAGTAGTGAAGACCAAAAGCTTGTAAAAAAAGAAACAAACTATGTGTATCATCTTGCCGCGATCTATGATCTAGCGGTGAAAAAAGAGATTGCCTATCAAGTGAATGTCAACGGAACAAAGCAAGTGGTGGAGTGGTTAAAGAAGCTCCCGAATCTCGAGCGGTTTATCTATTTCAGTACTGCTTATGTGGCAGGAAAAAGGGAAGGAAAGCTTCTGGAAACGGAATTGATACATGAGGCCTCATTTAAAAATTATTATGAGGAAACAAAATATTTGGCAGAAATAATAGTGGACAGGGAAAAAGACCATTTACCAATAACGATCATTCGTCCTGGAATTGTAAAAGGACACAGTCAAACAGGAGAAACAAGCAAATTTGATGGTCCATATCTTATGTTGAATTTTCTTCATTCTCTTCGGTTTTTACCATTAATCCCACATTTGGGCAAAGGGGAAGCAGAATTCAACGTTGTTCCAATTGATTATATTGTAAAAAGTACATGCTATCTGACCCATTCAGATCGCGCGCTAGGTAAGACTCTTCATTTGACCAACCCTGAGCCGATTACAATTAGAGAAGCATATACAGTTCTCATGGAAAAGTTTCTTAAAAAGGCGCCAACTGGATCTATTCCTCTCCCATTGGCAAAAACATTCCTTCGTGTTCCAACTGCGAGAAAGTGGCTGAAAGTGGAACGAGAGGCACTGGATTATTTCACATGGAAAGGCAGCTTTGATTGCAGGGAAGCAAGAAGAATCCTTGGTGACGCAGATATAAACTGTCCGTCTTTCCATATAACCGCTGATATGATGGTAAAGTACTATAACGAACATAAATACGATCAGATGAAACACATTCATATATCGTAAGCTTTGAAGAAAGTATAAATACGGTTGATTTCCGTTCCAGGCGCTTCGCTTGCCTGCGGGCGGTCCGTGAGCCTCCTCGGCTTGCGCCTGTGGGGTCTCACCTGTCCCTTCCTCCCGCGGGCGTCTACGCGCCTTCCACTACAATCAACAAAGTTACTTCATTCACCATATTTAAAATGCTATCTAACCGACTTACTGAAAAATCAATATCGTTCCTTTTACGTAATTTATAGCTGTGAATTGGAGCAAATGGCGAAGACTCCTACGGGGGAGTAGCGGCAATGTTGAGACCCCGCAGCGAAGCGAGGAGGCTCAAGGTCGCCCCGTGGAAAGCGCAGCCATTTGCGGAAAGGAACAGCGAAGTTTAACCAAATTCAAAAAGGACCAAGCGGTTATGCCTGGTTCTTTTTATATGCAATCATACCGAAACGAAAGAACTAATGGAAAATAAATTGTAGGTAATTCGAAGTATTCTAAAATTATTTTTTGTCTCTCCCCCGAAAAGATTGAAACATTCACGTAACATTTAAGTGACTAGTCAATGATAATTGGCCAAGGCAATAAAGGAGGACATGGAATAACGCTAGAAAAACGACGAAATGGACATATAAACCAACTATTTTTTGAAAGAAAATAACCTCTGAATTTTCGGGCAATGGAATAATGTTACTTATATTAACTTATTATTACAATCAGATCAGGCTTAACAGGTTTTTACATTGACATTTTATAGATAAAAGTACACCTTTATATATAGACAGGTGACTTTTTCTATAGATGAAAAAGCCTCCTTCTTAATACATGCTTATGAACTCATTTATTTATATAATATGTTAAAAGATAAGCAGGAGGAGAGGTGAAGCCGGTGCTGAGCCTACTTTTTAAATTCGGCAAACGACGCACAAAGACTCTTGAAGATGAAGTGCTGGAAATACAAGCTGGCAATATTCAACTACAAAACAATCTGATTAATAAATATAAACCTTTTATCGCTAAAGCAGTGTCATCCGTGTGTAAAAGGTATATAAGTGAAACGGATGACGAATTCAGTATCGGGTTGATCGCCTTTAATGAAGCGATAGAGAAATATTCCAAAGACAAGGGCAGCTCCTTGATTTCTTTTGCAGACCTGATCATTAAGCGCAGAGTTATCGACTATATAAGAAAAGAGAGCAAAAACTCTACCGTTACGATGTCTGAACAGGAAGTTGATCAAGACGATTATGCTTCTAACAAAATAGAAGCTACTTTATCTGTGGAAGAATTCAATAAACAGATTGATCAAGAGCATCGAAGAGAAGAGATCAAGTACTATCAAACGGTTTTAAATGAGTTTGGACTTAGCTTTGCAGATCTTTTGGAATGCTCACCTAAGCACGCTGATGCAAGACAGAATGCCATAGAGGTTGCACATACTCTCGTACAAAACCAAGACCTGAAAAATCATCTGTTCGAAAAGAAAATGCTGCCAATGAAACAGTTGGAAGGCTTGGTGGATGTGAGTAGAAAAACAATAGAACGCAACCGGAAATACATTATTGCCGTTTCCATTATATTATCGGGGGATTATATATATTTGAAAGATTATTTAAAAGGGGCGATTACGAGTGAAAAAAGGGATTGTGCTCGAAGTTCATGATGAACATGTCACCATTCTGACCCCTGAGGGTGAGTTTTTGAAATCGAGAAAACAAAAGGGGCAAGTGGTTTTAGGGGAGGAGATCGTTTTTTTTCCTTTGCATAGGGCAGAGACCGCAAAAAAAGGGAAATTAGCTTCTGCTTTACGCGGGAAGTGGGCCATTATCAGTGTAATGACTGCTATCATTTTGGCTTTGACTCTGTATCCTAGATATGCAAGTAACCAAGTGTATGCGTACGTCTCCGTTGACGTCAATCCTAGTATTGAACTGGGCATAAACAAAGATATGAAGGTTATCTCAATGGATGCTTACAATAAAGAAGGCGAAGATATCCTTAAGCAATTGGAAAATTGGGAGAATCAGGATATCACAAGCGTGTCGTCAAATATATTTGATATTTTCCGTCAAAAGGGATTTCTTACTGAAAATAGCGAAGTGCTGATAGCTTCGGTATTATCTAATGACACTAATTCTGGATGGAAAACGTTGATGCAGAATAAAATAACGACCATCTCAGAAAAAGTCCAACAGGATAAGGTCAGTATTACAACATTGGAAACCACCATTGAAGAGCGTTCGGATGCTTTAAAAGAAGGGATTTCCCCTGGGAAATACATTCAAAAAGAACAAAAAACTGAATTGGTTGACAGTGAAGATACGTCCAAGTCAGAACCTGCACCCACTATGCCTTTAAACCAAAAGCCACTTGAAATAAAGCATACCAATGCAAATGAAGAGAAAAGTGGTCCGCCAAGTTTTGTAGTAATAAAGAAGAGCGAGAAAGAAGCGGAAAAAAATGAGCGTAAGGAATGGCAAGAACAGCAAAAAATAGATAAAAAAGAACAACAAGAGGTTTGGAAGCAAGAAAAGAAAGAATGGAAAAAAGAGAGAGAAGAACAGCGGGAAGATAGGAAACAAAAGGGGAAAGAACATAGGGAAGATAAGAAACAGCAAAAAGAAGAAAACCGAGTGGATTGGAAACAAGATAACAGGGGAAACAAGGGGAATGACAACGGAAATAATAGATCGGACAAAGAAAAGAAGGGACCTCCTTCTCATGCCAAGCCAAATACTAAACATGATCAAAATGATTCAAACAAAGGGAAAAAGAATCATGATGAAAAAAGAGGGAACGAAAGGTAACTTTTGTTGTCATAAATAACATACATCCAGAGCCTACATAATAAGAGGAACCCAGAGTATTTTACTCTGGGTTCTATCCATTCATATTAAATTATTTACCATTCATCTGAGATTGTGCTTGAGCTACTAGGCGTTTAGTGATTTCTCCACCAACAGAACCATTGGAGCGTGCAGCAGTGTCAGAACCAAGAGATACACCAAATTCTTGTGCAATTTCGTATTTGATTTGGTCAAGAGCTTGCTCGATTCCAGGTACGAGTAATTTATTGCTACGTGCCATTCTAATCACTCCTTTATGTGTTCAGCTTTTCATTTGAAAGCTGTAAAGTTAGTATGAGATATTCTTTCTAATCAATACTGGAAAGTATTAGACAAATACTGTAATATAAGTGATATTCCTTTGAAAAGTGAAAGAGTGAAAGGGCAATTATGATAAAATTTAAAAATACTATTACCAAGAAAATACATAGTCTTTCTCCAGCGCAGCTCATAGTCAGCTTTTATTTTATTGCTGTACTTATTGCAGTAACTCTTCTTAGTCTTCCTGTAGCAAGATATGATGGAGTTGATTGGAGCTTCATCAATGCTCTATTTACGGCAGTCAGTGCCGTTAGTGTTACTGGCTTGACTGTACTAAATACAGTGGAGACTTTTACAGTACCAGGGATCTTTATCTTGGCATTTGTCCTGCAATTTGGCGGGGTAGGAGTTATGGCGGTAGGAACTTTTATCTGGCTTCTTTTAGGGCGAAAAATTGGTCTTAAAGAGAGAAGGCTGATGATGATTGATCAAAACCAGTCCAATCTCTCCGGAATTGTGAAGCTGATAAAGCAAATTCTAGTTTTGATTCTCTCTATTGAGTTGCTGGGTGCACTTATTTTAGGAACTTATTTCTTGTCCTATTATGATACCTGGCAGGAAGCTTTTTTTCATGGTTTTTTTGCCTCAGTGAGTGCGACCACCAATGGTGGATTTGACATTACCGGTCAATCACTCATCCCATTTGCCAATGATTATTTTGTGCAATTCATTGTGATGATATTGATTACTGCTGGTGCTATCGGATTTCCTGTTTTAGTGGAAGTGAAAGAATTTATCGTCAACAAAAATGGAAGATTTCGCTTTTCTTTATTTACCAAAATTACAAGTATCACGTTTGCTTGTTTGATCACGTTAGGTGCACTGGCTATTATTATATTGGAATCTAACGCTTACTTCAAAGGGATGAGTTGGCATGAATCCTTGTTTTATGCGCTATTTCAGTCCGTAACTACAAGAAGTGGCGGGCTTGCTACAATGGATGTCAGTGAATTCGGCATTTCTACGCTTCTGGTCATGTGTGGTCTCATGTTCATCGGTGCATCACCAAGTTCTGTTGGCGGTGGTATCAGAACGACGACATTCGCCTTGAATATTTTGTTCTTATTTCATTTCGCACGAGGGCATAAAAATATTAAAATTTTTGGAAGAGAAATACACGAGGAAGATATTATTAAGTCGCTGGTTGTTCTTCTTCTTGCTATACTCATTTGCTCCTCTGCAGTGATTATACTAAGCGTCACGGAAGAATTTGCTCTTATACAAATCTTATTTGAAGTCTGTTCTGCTTTCGGAACAACGGGGCTTTCTATGGGGATTACACCTGATTTATCTTCAATAGGAAAGTTTATAATAATTTGTTTGATGTTCATCGGACGTGTGGGACTGTTGACTTTCCTGTTCATCCTTGAAAGTAAACAAAAACCACCGAACTACCGTTATCCGGTGGAAAGAGTCATTATTGGATGATGGATATATTATTTGTTGGAGAGGCCACAAAGTGGTCTCTTTTTTAGTACTAAAGCTTATGGTTATCGAAATTTTTTTTAAAAAAACTATTGCAATCGCTTTCAGAAACGTGTTATTCTTCTATTAACAAATTATCCGAAACGTTTTGGGAGGAAAACCATGACGACTATAAAAGATATAGCAAGAGTGGCTGGTGTTTCTGTCACAACGGTTTCCAGAGCTTTAAATGGTTATAGTGATGTGAATAAAAAGACACGACAAAGAATTGAAGAAGTAGCCAAGGAATTAAACTACAGTCCGAATACGGTAGCCAGAAGTCTTGTGATGAAGAAGTCCAAAACAATTGGGCTCCTTGTTTCTGATATGAACAGAGAAGGGGTCAAGGATAATTTCACCTTTGAGGTTCTTTGTGGCATTAACGAAGCTTCTGCCAACTCGGATTATGACCTTGTGCTTTTTAGTACTACATCATCGAAACAAAGCCAGAAGACATATACGCAGCTTTGTAGAGAAAGAAGAGTAGATGGCGTGATATTACAGGGGATTAAAACAGATGATCCTTATTTGCAAGAGGTTGTCGAAAGTGACATACCTTGTGTACTGGTGGATATCCCGCAGGAATCAGAAACTGTAGGCTATGTTACTACTGACAACGTAGAAGGTGCAAAAAAAGCGGTGGCCCATTTGATTGATCGTGGGCATAAGAATATCGCGATGATAAACGGACATGAAAAGGCGGATGTAAGTATTCGACGATTGCAAGGGTATATGGAAGTGCTAAATAATGAAAATCTGACATATAGACCAGAATGGATTAAAAATGGAGATTTCAAAGAGAAAGCGGCAGAAGAAGTTGCAGTGGAACTTTTGACGGAACACCCTGAAATTACAGCAGTTTTTTGCGCCAGTGATTTGATGGGGCTAGGTGTACTGAAGGCAGTAAACAAAATTGGCAAGAAAGTGCCGGACGATATAGCGGTGATCGGCTATGACGATATTATGCTGGCCTCCTATTCCAACCCAAGTTTATCAACTATACGTCAAGATAAGTTTAAATTAGGATTTGAAGCGGCAGTCCTACTTATAGATATGCTGGAGGGAAAAGAAAAGTCTCATGCAAGGATTATTGATACAGAGCTCATCATAAGAGATTCGACAAAATAAGGCACTGAGAGTGCTTTTTTACAAAGAAAATCCGAAACGTTTTGGAATAGTAGGGCGTTTTTATTTTTAATCGAGAACCAAAACGTTTCGGATGAACACAAGCACCTAGGAGGTAAGACAATGGATTATAGAGTGATTAAAGAAAATGACTTATTTTTACTAACTGACACGAACGGAAATATTCCCGAGCAGCATCCATATGGATTGGGATTGTATACAAAGGATACCCGTTTTTTGAGCAAACTGGACTTGAAAATAAATGACGAAGAACCAATTCTGCTACATTCAGATGCTGCAGAAAACTATATGGCGACGATACTTATGACAAATCCTCATATGGAGAGGGACGGCGAACTTATTTTATGGAGAGAGTCTGTCGAGATTAAACGGACCCGTTTTATCTATGATGATGTATTCTATGAGTCGCTTACTGTGAAAAACTATTATCCTAAAAGTGTAGATTTTGATTTAAGTGTTCATATGGATGTGGACTTTGCTGATATGTTCATTGTACGAGGCTTCCAAAATGGTGAAATAGGAAAAAGAACAGGGCAAACAGTTGATGGGGAGTCTTTAACTTTCCATTATGAAGGGGCGGACGATTTATTAAGACGAACATACATTGAGTGGGACAAGGAAACGACCTCTGTAGATGGAGAAAAAGGGGAGGTTCACTTTCAATTCAAGTTGAATCATGATGAAGAACAAACAGTCACTTTCAAAATACAGCCCCAGCATGGAGAGGAAAAGGCTGATAATATTCTATCGGCTTCTGTCGCTTTGGAAAAATTGAAAGAATCCTATAATGGCTGGAATACCAATGTTACAAAGGTGAAAACGGATTGCCTTCCACTACAGCGCCTTGTAGATAGAGGACTCGGGGATTTGAGAGTTTTATTGACAGACCTTGGATATGGAAAATTTCCTGTTGCTGGCCTACCGTGGTTTGGGGTTCCTTTTGGAAGGGACAGTCTTATCGCAGCTCTCCAGATGCTAGCGTTCCAACCAGAAGTGGCAAAAGGTACTCTCTATACGATGGCAAGTAAACAAGGTACAAAAGTAGATCCTTGGCGGGATGAACAACCAGGAAAAATTATGCATGAGATTCGTTACGGGGAGCTTGCAAATACCGAACAGATTCCATTTACTCCTTATTACGGAACGATTGACGCAACACCATTATTCTTAATACTACTGACAGAGTACGTTAAATGGACAGGGGACCTTA
Proteins encoded in this region:
- a CDS encoding amylo-alpha-1,6-glucosidase; protein product: MDYRVIKENDLFLLTDTNGNIPEQHPYGLGLYTKDTRFLSKLDLKINDEEPILLHSDAAENYMATILMTNPHMERDGELILWRESVEIKRTRFIYDDVFYESLTVKNYYPKSVDFDLSVHMDVDFADMFIVRGFQNGEIGKRTGQTVDGESLTFHYEGADDLLRRTYIEWDKETTSVDGEKGEVHFQFKLNHDEEQTVTFKIQPQHGEEKADNILSASVALEKLKESYNGWNTNVTKVKTDCLPLQRLVDRGLGDLRVLLTDLGYGKFPVAGLPWFGVPFGRDSLIAALQMLAFQPEVAKGTLYTMASKQGTKVDPWRDEQPGKIMHEIRYGELANTEQIPFTPYYGTIDATPLFLILLTEYVKWTGDLKVVEDLNANIEAALTWIDQYGDRDGDMFVEYHQEASKGIANQGWKDSGDSIVHRNGDYATTPIALSEVQGYVYQAKMGIASICDKLGDVERAAALREESTKLKNKFDEEFWMDDVSFYAIALDKNKQQVGTITSNPGHILFSEMLDEERANAVIETLVSPKMFSGFGIRTMGTGEAGYNPMSYHDGSIWPHDNSMVLLGMSKIQKQEAANLVIEGLIEAAAHFEYDRLPELFCGYDKSVGKAVKYPVACSPQAWAAGTPLVFVQTILGLFPDALEKKIILSPLLPNGMNELDVEKVKIGEGYLSLSAKKGAEGNVDLTIIENSTGFEIVQN